The following coding sequences are from one Triticum aestivum cultivar Chinese Spring chromosome 5A, IWGSC CS RefSeq v2.1, whole genome shotgun sequence window:
- the LOC123106893 gene encoding uncharacterized protein, with amino-acid sequence MPGTTRTWLVVATVLVAATVATANVETGELGEYYMKRSQEARFRRGGPLHDIISAAHRYHQNLFSSRYGSGRRYLLEEGEAAAGAEAPADSTGDATPIHNTLRDHEMMGA; translated from the exons ATGCCGGGGACGACGAGGACATGGCTGGTGGTCGCGACGGTGCTCGTGGCCGCCACGGTGGCGACGGCGAACGTGGAGACGGGTGAGTTGGGGGAGTACTATATGAAGCGCTCGCAGGAGGCCCGGTTCCGGCGAGGCGGCCCCCTCCATGACATCATCAGCGCCGCTCATCGCTACCACCAGAACCTCTTCAGTTCCAG GTACGGCTCAGGCCGGCGGTACCTCCTGGAGGAGGGAGAAGCAGCAGCCGGCGCGGAAGCCCCCGCCGACTCTACCGGCGATGCTACTCCTATCCACAATACGCTCAGGGATCACGAAATGATGGGCGCATAA